From a region of the Ovis aries strain OAR_USU_Benz2616 breed Rambouillet chromosome 10, ARS-UI_Ramb_v3.0, whole genome shotgun sequence genome:
- the CYSLTR2 gene encoding cysteinyl leukotriene receptor 2 isoform X1: MERKLVSLSPSISASEMEINSTFSDHHSNRNCTAENFKREFYPIVYLVIFIWGALGNGFSIYVFLQPYRKSTSVNIFMLNLATSDLLFTATLPFRVDYYLRGSNWIFGDLTCRIMSYSLYVNMYSSIYFLTVLSVVRFLATVHPFRLLHATSIKNAWIVCGIIWVFIMASSITLLNNGSELKGNVTLCLELNRNKAPKLKTMNYIALVVGFLLPFCTLSICYLLIIRALLKAEVPESGLRLSHRKALTTIIIALVIFLLCFLPYHILRTLHLLQWEADSCSDLLHKAVAITLAMAAANSCFNPLLYYFAGENFKDRLKFALRKDHPQEPKCCFPFCVWLKNETGV; encoded by the coding sequence ATGGAAAGAAAACTTGTGTCCTTATCTCCATCCATCTCCGCATCAGAAATGGAAATTAACAGCACCTTCAGCGATCACCATAGCAACAGGAACTGCACAGCTGAAAACTTTAAGAGAGAATTTTACCCCATCGTGTACCTGGTAATATTTATCTGGGGAGCCTTGGGAAATGGCTTTTCCATATATGTTTTCCTGCAACCTTATAGGAAGTCCACATCTGTGAACATTTTCATGCTCAATCTGGCTACTTCGGATCTCTTGTTCACAGCCACACTGCCCTTCAGGGTGGACTATTACCTCAGAGGGTCCAATTGGATATTTGGGGACCTGACTTGCAGGATTATGTCTTACTCTCTGTATGTCAACATGTACAGCAGCATTTACTTCCTGACTGTGCTGAGTGTGGTGCGTTTCCTGGCCACCGTTCACCCCTTCCGGCTCCTTCATGCCACCAGCATCAAGAATGCCTGGATTGTTTGTGGCATCATATGGGTCTTTATCATGGCTTCCTCAATAACGCTACTGAACAATGGCTCTGAGCTGAAGGGCAATGTCACCTTGTGCTTGGAGCTGAATCGTAATAAAGCTCCTAAACTGAAGACCATGAACTACATTGCCTTGGTAGTGGGCTTTCTGCTGCCCTTCTGCACGCTCAGCATCTGCTACTTGCTGATCATCCGAGCTCTGCTGAAGGCGGAGGTCCCAGAATCAGGGCTGCGGCTTTCTCACAGGAAGGCATTGACCACCATCATCATTGCCTTGGTCATCTTCCTCCTGTGCTTCTTGCCCTATCATATACTGAGAACCCTCCACCTGCTCCAGTGGGAGGCGGATTCATGCAGCGACCTGCTGCATAAAGCTGTGGCCATCACACTGGCTATGGCGGCAGCCAACAGCTGCTTCAACCCTTTGCTTTATTACTTTGCTGGGGAGAATTTTAAGGACAGACTAAAGTTTGCACTCAGGAAGGATCATCCACAGGAACCAAAGTGCTGCTTTCCTTTCTGTGTGTGGCTGAAAAACGAAACAGGAGTGTAA
- the CYSLTR2 gene encoding cysteinyl leukotriene receptor 2 isoform X2, which yields MERKLVSLSPSISASEMEINSTFSDHHSNRNCTAENFKREFYPIVYLVIFIWGALGNGFSIYVFLQPYRKSTSVNIFMLNLATSDLLFTATLPFRVDYYLRGSNWIFGDLTCRIMSYSLYVNMYSSIYFLTVLSVVRFLATVHPFRLLHATSIKNAWIVCGIIWVFIMASSITLLNNGSELKGNVTLCLELNRNKAPKLKTMNYIALVVGFLLPFCTLSICYLLIIRALLKAEVPESGLRLSHRKALTTIIIALVIFLLCFLPYHILRTLHLLQWEADSCSDLLHKAVAITLAMAAANSCFNPLLYYFAGENFKDRLKFALRKDHPQEPKCCFPFCVWLKNETGVKLQESLLLQNKRVNRDKGKHDI from the exons ATGGAAAGAAAACTTGTGTCCTTATCTCCATCCATCTCCGCATCAGAAATGGAAATTAACAGCACCTTCAGCGATCACCATAGCAACAGGAACTGCACAGCTGAAAACTTTAAGAGAGAATTTTACCCCATCGTGTACCTGGTAATATTTATCTGGGGAGCCTTGGGAAATGGCTTTTCCATATATGTTTTCCTGCAACCTTATAGGAAGTCCACATCTGTGAACATTTTCATGCTCAATCTGGCTACTTCGGATCTCTTGTTCACAGCCACACTGCCCTTCAGGGTGGACTATTACCTCAGAGGGTCCAATTGGATATTTGGGGACCTGACTTGCAGGATTATGTCTTACTCTCTGTATGTCAACATGTACAGCAGCATTTACTTCCTGACTGTGCTGAGTGTGGTGCGTTTCCTGGCCACCGTTCACCCCTTCCGGCTCCTTCATGCCACCAGCATCAAGAATGCCTGGATTGTTTGTGGCATCATATGGGTCTTTATCATGGCTTCCTCAATAACGCTACTGAACAATGGCTCTGAGCTGAAGGGCAATGTCACCTTGTGCTTGGAGCTGAATCGTAATAAAGCTCCTAAACTGAAGACCATGAACTACATTGCCTTGGTAGTGGGCTTTCTGCTGCCCTTCTGCACGCTCAGCATCTGCTACTTGCTGATCATCCGAGCTCTGCTGAAGGCGGAGGTCCCAGAATCAGGGCTGCGGCTTTCTCACAGGAAGGCATTGACCACCATCATCATTGCCTTGGTCATCTTCCTCCTGTGCTTCTTGCCCTATCATATACTGAGAACCCTCCACCTGCTCCAGTGGGAGGCGGATTCATGCAGCGACCTGCTGCATAAAGCTGTGGCCATCACACTGGCTATGGCGGCAGCCAACAGCTGCTTCAACCCTTTGCTTTATTACTTTGCTGGGGAGAATTTTAAGGACAGACTAAAGTTTGCACTCAGGAAGGATCATCCACAGGAACCAAAGTGCTGCTTTCCTTTCTGTGTGTGGCTGAAAAACGAAACAGGAGT AAAGCTACAGGAGAGTTTGCTTCTCCAAAATAAGAGAGTAAACCGAGATAAAGGAAAACATGACATCTAG